From a region of the Apibacter sp. B3706 genome:
- a CDS encoding polysaccharide ABC transporter ATP-binding protein, which translates to MNLAIKIENISKLYRLGQVGTGTLQQDFKRWWWKTIGKGDPFAKIGETNDRTTKGSSDFVWALKEVSFDVKQGEVLGIIGRNGAGKSTLLKILSKTTSPTSGCIKINGRIASLLEVGTGFHPELTGRENIFLNGAILGMTKREIRSKFDEIVNFSGVERYIDTPVKRYSSGMYVRLAFAVAAHLEPEILVVDEVLAVGDAEFQKKCLGKMKDVSVNDGRTVLFVSHNMAAIKTLCNQGVVMQHGGVSYMGGALESVEYYQKLNNVPSSLEHNGDIDSAPGNENIKILKFTTQPVKGNYLTISSGLEFELVFFNYKQGINLDVTFELRNSDEIVIFHTGELVTVNKDSKKGIYIVKGHIEPNLLNAGVYKFNLIFGEDQKYPLYIQNEVIQFEILNESLGSNNNLLPGVIRPDLNFSNKFYG; encoded by the coding sequence ATGAATCTAGCAATAAAAATAGAAAATATTTCAAAACTATATAGATTAGGTCAGGTAGGTACCGGAACTTTGCAGCAGGATTTTAAACGATGGTGGTGGAAAACAATAGGCAAGGGTGATCCTTTCGCTAAAATAGGAGAAACGAATGATAGAACGACAAAAGGTTCTTCAGATTTTGTGTGGGCATTGAAAGAAGTTAGTTTCGACGTTAAGCAGGGTGAAGTCTTAGGCATTATAGGAAGAAACGGAGCAGGAAAATCAACCTTATTAAAAATACTATCTAAAACTACATCTCCTACATCAGGATGTATTAAAATTAATGGTAGAATAGCCTCTTTATTGGAAGTGGGAACCGGGTTCCATCCGGAATTAACAGGCAGAGAAAATATTTTTTTAAACGGGGCTATTTTAGGAATGACTAAAAGAGAAATTCGATCCAAATTTGATGAAATCGTAAATTTTTCAGGTGTTGAAAGATATATAGATACTCCGGTAAAAAGGTATTCCTCCGGCATGTATGTACGATTGGCATTTGCTGTTGCAGCCCATCTAGAGCCGGAAATATTAGTTGTAGATGAAGTATTAGCTGTAGGTGATGCGGAGTTTCAAAAAAAATGCCTAGGAAAAATGAAAGATGTAAGTGTTAATGATGGAAGGACCGTACTATTTGTAAGCCATAATATGGCAGCAATAAAAACACTATGCAACCAGGGGGTGGTTATGCAACATGGTGGCGTATCTTATATGGGAGGGGCTTTGGAATCCGTTGAATATTATCAAAAATTAAATAATGTTCCATCATCTCTTGAACATAATGGAGATATTGATTCCGCACCGGGAAATGAAAATATAAAGATATTAAAGTTTACTACTCAACCTGTGAAAGGTAATTATTTAACAATTTCTTCAGGATTAGAATTTGAATTAGTATTTTTTAATTATAAACAAGGCATAAATTTAGATGTTACTTTTGAATTAAGAAATTCTGATGAGATCGTTATTTTTCATACAGGAGAGTTAGTGACAGTGAATAAAGATTCCAAAAAAGGAATTTATATAGTTAAAGGCCATATAGAACCCAATTTATTAAATGCCGGAGTTTATAAATTTAACTTAATATTTGGGGAAGATCAGAAATACCCATTATATATTCAAAACGAGGTAATTCAATTTGAAATATTAAATGAATCATTGGGCTCAAATAACAATTTACTACCGGGAGTAATTCGTCCGGACCTTAACTTTTCGAATAAGTTTTATGGATAA